The Allocatelliglobosispora scoriae genome contains a region encoding:
- a CDS encoding helix-turn-helix domain-containing protein, with translation MASANSPTVRKRRLCSELRRLREAARLTCDEVGQQIGCTGSRISRIESGRLGIRPGDVRELLDVYGVTGAEADALVLLAREARQRGWWQAYNDVMSHAFKTFVGLETEASAILSYESHYVPGLLQTPDYARELFLAVRPSYEAGKVERHTALRMARQSVLTSDSPPDFWVVMDEAVLRRTVGGPDIMRAQLERLTAAGEMPNVTLQVMPFTSGAHGGMGSGFMVFEFPDEIDSRVVYAENIAGATFLEEPSEITRCTVAFNHLRSAALPDVQSLALISQVAKSL, from the coding sequence GTGGCGAGCGCCAACAGTCCCACGGTTCGCAAGCGCCGCCTGTGCAGCGAGCTCCGCCGACTCCGTGAGGCGGCGCGGCTCACCTGTGACGAGGTGGGCCAGCAGATCGGGTGCACGGGTTCGCGGATCAGCCGCATCGAGAGCGGGCGGCTGGGCATTCGGCCGGGCGACGTCCGGGAGCTGCTGGATGTCTACGGGGTGACCGGAGCGGAGGCGGACGCCCTGGTCCTGCTGGCTCGCGAGGCGAGGCAGCGCGGCTGGTGGCAGGCGTACAACGATGTGATGAGCCACGCCTTCAAGACGTTCGTCGGATTGGAGACCGAAGCCTCGGCCATCCTCAGCTACGAGAGCCACTACGTTCCCGGCCTGCTGCAGACGCCGGACTACGCACGCGAGCTCTTCCTCGCCGTGCGCCCCAGTTATGAGGCGGGGAAGGTGGAGCGCCATACGGCGCTGCGGATGGCCCGCCAGAGCGTGCTCACCAGTGACAGCCCGCCGGACTTCTGGGTCGTCATGGACGAGGCGGTGCTGCGCCGCACGGTCGGTGGACCGGACATCATGAGGGCTCAACTCGAACGGCTGACAGCCGCCGGCGAGATGCCCAACGTGACACTCCAGGTCATGCCGTTCACCTCCGGTGCCCACGGCGGAATGGGCAGTGGTTTCATGGTCTTCGAGTTCCCGGACGAGATCGATTCACGTGTTGTCTACGCCGAAAACATCGCCGGTGCCACGTTCCTTGAAGAGCCTTCGGAGATCACACGGTGTACTGTGGCGTTCAATCACCTACGCAGTGCCGCCCTGCCGGACGTGCAGTCCCTGGCGCTGATCTCGCAGGTGGCGAAGAGTCTGTAG
- a CDS encoding YciI family protein translates to MPEYLIYFNQQWVGDHSEEWFRGRGPLARAVVDEIKAAGAYVFAGGLEEEDGPVFNADATSGALLFTDGPYIESKEFLGGLTIVDVADEETARMWAGKIAEACGWPQEVRRFKPRL, encoded by the coding sequence ATGCCCGAGTACCTCATCTACTTCAACCAGCAGTGGGTGGGTGACCACAGCGAGGAGTGGTTCCGCGGGCGCGGACCACTCGCCAGGGCGGTCGTTGACGAGATCAAGGCCGCCGGGGCGTACGTCTTCGCCGGAGGCCTGGAGGAGGAGGACGGCCCGGTCTTCAACGCCGACGCCACGAGCGGCGCGCTGCTGTTCACCGATGGTCCCTACATCGAGAGCAAGGAGTTCCTGGGTGGGCTGACCATCGTGGACGTGGCCGACGAGGAGACGGCCCGGATGTGGGCCGGCAAGATCGCGGAAGCGTGCGGCTGGCCCCAGGAGGTCCGACGGTTCAAGCCGCGGCTTTAA
- a CDS encoding GNAT family N-acetyltransferase, with translation MTTDTIRIRGFQHDFARRQATRVVEFPGGFAVHNDDYPDSYEHNRAVVTGTGRELEDPQALLGIVEEVFTEAGHRHRQVLVEDDALGEHLAPAFVAAGYEHGREVVLRRAPGGGEAAVGVPVEEALDRRDLDLLVFRDWRATLPPEVPDDVVWQLAHRRSARLRGADEVAFLVVRAEGGVRAYVDLYRTGWVAQIEDLLTEPGFGRRGYAGALIAEALRRAGAAGAELVFIVADVDDWPHGWYARLGFTEALRQHSFTRSP, from the coding sequence GTGACGACGGACACGATCAGAATTCGAGGATTCCAGCACGACTTCGCGCGGCGGCAGGCGACGCGGGTCGTCGAGTTCCCGGGCGGCTTCGCCGTGCACAACGACGACTACCCGGACTCCTACGAGCACAACCGTGCCGTCGTGACCGGGACCGGGCGCGAGCTCGAAGACCCGCAGGCACTGCTCGGGATCGTCGAGGAGGTCTTCACCGAGGCCGGCCACCGGCACCGGCAGGTGCTGGTCGAGGACGACGCGCTCGGCGAGCACCTGGCGCCCGCGTTCGTCGCCGCGGGCTATGAGCACGGTCGAGAGGTCGTCCTGCGGCGCGCGCCCGGCGGCGGGGAAGCGGCGGTCGGCGTACCCGTCGAAGAAGCGCTGGACCGGCGCGACCTGGACCTGCTGGTGTTCCGGGACTGGCGCGCGACCCTACCGCCGGAGGTCCCCGACGACGTCGTGTGGCAGCTCGCCCATCGGCGGTCGGCCCGCCTGCGCGGAGCGGACGAGGTGGCCTTCCTGGTGGTGCGGGCCGAGGGCGGGGTGCGCGCCTATGTCGACCTCTACCGGACCGGGTGGGTCGCGCAGATCGAGGACCTGCTCACCGAGCCCGGCTTCGGCCGCCGCGGCTACGCCGGCGCCCTGATCGCCGAGGCGCTGCGGCGGGCCGGGGCGGCGGGAGCCGAACTCGTCTTCATCGTGGCCGACGTCGACGACTGGCCACACGGCTGGTACGCCAGGCTCGGCTTCACCGAGGCCCTGCGCCAGCACTCGTTCACCCGGTCGCCCTAG
- a CDS encoding GMC family oxidoreductase, whose translation MYDYVIVGAGSAGSVLAARLSEDPRITVCVVEAGPADDAENIRIPAAFGTLFRSRIDWDYDSHEEPMLHRRRIYLPRGKTLGGSSSINAGLYLRGNPSDFDSWGQPGWTFADLLPYFKRSEDNERGESAFHGAGGPMSVSEGRSNNVMAKAFVDAALEAGHPYNTDFNDGDRQDGFGYFQMMQRDGRRWSSADAYLRPALGRPNLTLETNLQIHRILIENGRAVGVTGYRLDEQITLRASREVILCSGSYNTPFLLMHSGVGPAKVLSAVDIPVLLDHPDVGQNLHDQPIVPMVFPHDHPVSTLIAHQPEYVREFQEHGTGPLTSNGPESGGYIRTRAGLAAPDVLFYSGPLMFADSGLGLPSGHGITFGPVVLNPQSTGDVSLDSDDPTTKPKIVHNYFTAPDDLLSAVGGVRAGLEIARQKSLQPYTGTMLRAPASGSEKDLVEYIRLHAHSIFHATSTCMIGKVVDAELRVKGIEGLRVADASIMPRPGRGAPNSTVIAIGEKAADLILGRPAPRPLIATATKE comes from the coding sequence ATGTACGACTATGTGATCGTCGGCGCTGGTTCCGCCGGTTCCGTACTGGCCGCACGGCTGAGCGAAGACCCCCGCATCACGGTGTGCGTGGTGGAGGCGGGCCCGGCCGACGACGCCGAGAACATCCGGATCCCGGCCGCGTTCGGCACCCTGTTCCGCTCGCGGATCGACTGGGACTACGACTCCCACGAGGAGCCGATGCTGCATCGGCGCCGCATCTACCTGCCGCGGGGGAAGACGCTGGGCGGCAGCAGCTCCATCAACGCGGGACTGTACCTGCGTGGCAACCCCTCCGATTTCGACAGTTGGGGCCAGCCCGGGTGGACCTTCGCCGACCTCCTGCCGTATTTCAAGCGCTCCGAGGACAACGAGCGCGGCGAATCGGCCTTCCACGGCGCCGGCGGCCCGATGTCGGTGTCGGAGGGCCGGTCGAACAATGTCATGGCCAAGGCCTTCGTCGACGCCGCGCTCGAGGCCGGGCATCCCTACAACACCGACTTCAACGACGGTGACCGCCAGGACGGCTTCGGCTATTTCCAGATGATGCAACGCGACGGCCGGCGGTGGAGCTCCGCCGACGCGTACCTGCGCCCCGCGTTGGGCAGGCCGAACCTCACGCTCGAGACCAACCTGCAGATCCACCGGATCCTCATCGAGAACGGCCGGGCGGTCGGTGTCACCGGGTACCGGCTCGACGAGCAGATCACCCTGCGGGCAAGCCGCGAGGTCATCCTGTGCAGCGGCTCGTACAACACGCCGTTCCTGTTGATGCACTCCGGTGTCGGCCCGGCGAAGGTGCTCTCGGCCGTCGACATCCCGGTGCTCCTGGACCACCCGGATGTCGGGCAGAACCTGCACGACCAGCCGATCGTGCCCATGGTGTTCCCGCACGACCACCCCGTGAGCACCCTCATCGCCCACCAGCCGGAGTACGTCAGGGAGTTCCAGGAGCACGGCACCGGCCCGCTGACATCCAACGGACCGGAGTCGGGCGGCTACATCCGCACACGCGCCGGGCTCGCCGCACCCGATGTGCTGTTCTACTCCGGTCCGCTGATGTTCGCCGACAGCGGCCTGGGACTGCCCTCCGGACACGGCATCACCTTCGGCCCGGTGGTGCTGAACCCGCAGAGCACCGGCGACGTGTCGCTGGACTCCGATGACCCGACCACCAAACCGAAGATCGTGCACAACTACTTCACCGCACCGGACGACCTGCTCTCGGCGGTCGGAGGGGTGCGCGCCGGTCTGGAGATCGCCCGGCAGAAGTCCTTGCAGCCCTACACCGGCACGATGCTCCGGGCGCCCGCGTCGGGCTCCGAGAAGGACCTGGTCGAGTACATCCGGCTGCACGCGCACTCCATCTTCCACGCGACGTCCACGTGCATGATCGGCAAGGTCGTCGATGCCGAGCTGCGCGTCAAGGGGATCGAGGGGCTGCGCGTCGCCGACGCTTCGATCATGCCCCGCCCCGGTCGCGGCGCCCCGAACTCCACCGTGATCGCGATCGGCGAGAAGGCGGCCGACCTGATCCTGGGCAGGCCGGCACCCCGTCCACTGATCGCCACCGCGACGAAGGAATAG
- a CDS encoding cellulose binding domain-containing protein — MRTHRIVIAATAAGLVAAALPALLASPAQAAAPQLTATVVQVSAWGTGYEARATVTNSGDAAATGWTVEFDLPTGTTVASSWDATRTQTGQHYRFTNLSWNGTVNPGAAQSFGFNAAGTGLPLNCTLNGAPCAGGPASPSPSVSPTRSVSASPSPSRSASPSPSPSRSATPSPSPSASSSPPTGPVVDVATAAQLVSALNAATAGQTIRLAPGTYRGAFSTTRVGTPSAPITLTGPRTAVLVNDGPSGTAPSCPAPTAGWDSGYGLWLASAPYWNLTGFTVAESKKGIVLDDSPHVTIDGVWVHHIEEEGVHFRRSSADGVIRNSIVEYTGLVQPMYGEGVYLGSAGSNWACHGNSGGVDRSDRVQVLNNRIGPYVAGESIDIKEGTFNGVIRGNTFDGRGISGQNSADSWIDAKGIGYLIENNTGTFALPGTFANGYETHNPVTTPSFLNGCGNVWRGNTSDLGGVGAYAIKIISTSKCLGNLNVVHASNTVTNAVTGLTNIALTP, encoded by the coding sequence ATGCGTACACATCGGATCGTCATCGCGGCGACTGCCGCAGGCCTGGTCGCGGCCGCGCTTCCCGCCCTGCTCGCCTCCCCCGCGCAGGCCGCGGCGCCCCAGCTCACCGCGACCGTCGTGCAGGTCAGCGCGTGGGGAACCGGCTATGAGGCGCGGGCCACCGTGACCAACAGCGGCGACGCGGCAGCCACCGGCTGGACCGTCGAGTTCGACCTGCCGACCGGCACCACCGTCGCCTCATCGTGGGACGCGACGCGCACCCAGACCGGCCAGCACTACCGTTTCACCAACCTGAGCTGGAACGGCACCGTCAACCCCGGCGCGGCACAGTCCTTCGGCTTCAACGCCGCCGGCACCGGCCTCCCCCTCAACTGCACCCTCAACGGCGCGCCCTGCGCGGGCGGCCCGGCCTCACCCTCCCCCAGCGTCTCCCCAACGCGCTCGGTGTCGGCGTCACCCTCGCCGTCGCGCTCCGCATCGCCCTCCCCGTCACCCTCGCGCTCGGCGACCCCGTCGCCCTCGCCCTCCGCGTCGAGCTCGCCGCCGACCGGCCCCGTCGTCGACGTCGCCACCGCGGCTCAGCTCGTGAGCGCGCTCAACGCGGCCACCGCCGGGCAGACGATCCGGCTCGCGCCGGGCACCTACCGGGGCGCGTTCTCGACAACCCGGGTGGGTACGCCGTCCGCGCCCATCACCCTCACCGGCCCCCGCACGGCGGTCCTCGTCAACGACGGCCCCAGCGGCACCGCGCCCTCGTGCCCCGCACCCACGGCCGGCTGGGACTCGGGCTACGGCCTGTGGCTCGCCAGCGCCCCCTACTGGAACCTCACCGGCTTCACGGTCGCGGAGTCGAAGAAGGGGATCGTGCTGGACGACTCGCCGCACGTCACGATCGACGGCGTCTGGGTCCACCACATCGAGGAGGAGGGCGTGCACTTCCGGCGCAGCTCCGCCGACGGCGTCATCCGCAACTCCATCGTGGAGTACACGGGCCTGGTGCAGCCGATGTACGGCGAGGGCGTCTACCTCGGCTCAGCCGGCTCCAACTGGGCCTGCCACGGCAACAGCGGCGGTGTCGACCGCTCCGACCGGGTGCAGGTGCTCAACAACCGCATCGGCCCCTATGTCGCCGGTGAGTCCATCGACATCAAGGAGGGCACCTTCAACGGCGTGATCAGGGGAAACACCTTCGACGGGCGCGGCATATCCGGTCAGAACTCCGCCGACTCGTGGATCGACGCCAAGGGCATCGGCTACCTGATCGAGAACAACACGGGAACGTTCGCCCTGCCGGGGACCTTCGCCAACGGCTACGAGACCCACAACCCGGTCACGACGCCGTCGTTCCTCAACGGCTGCGGCAACGTCTGGCGCGGCAACACCTCCGACCTGGGCGGGGTCGGCGCCTACGCCATAAAGATCATCTCAACGTCGAAGTGCCTGGGCAACCTCAACGTCGTCCACGCCTCCAACACGGTCACGAACGCCGTCACGGGCCTGACCAACATCGCGCTCACGCCCTGA
- a CDS encoding DUF1996 domain-containing protein, whose amino-acid sequence MAVATLVLTLTGQQPAGAADDPPFAPYQEMHANCTVTHRLNDDPIVFPGLVGASHNHTFVGNPATNANSTPQSLVGGATSCEDTLDASGYWFPTLLQNGVVRLPDKPTVYYKSDVKDYRTVRPFPPGFRLVVGDVRTPDAAHFTGDWQCPGYKGKEIPASCPSGSSLVIRMKAPSCWNGVDLDPADHKSHMTWPVNGVCPASHPVPLPQLQVKIPYPLPGGVTGGLSYSSGASYSFHYDFMNGWNNARQVYLVGHCINGGRQCNGYGIDPHKP is encoded by the coding sequence ATGGCTGTGGCAACCCTCGTGCTGACCCTGACCGGTCAGCAGCCAGCCGGCGCCGCCGACGATCCGCCGTTCGCACCCTACCAGGAAATGCACGCGAACTGCACCGTCACCCATCGGCTCAACGACGACCCGATCGTCTTCCCGGGCCTGGTCGGCGCCTCGCACAACCACACGTTCGTCGGCAACCCGGCGACGAACGCGAACTCCACGCCGCAGTCGCTGGTCGGCGGGGCGACGTCCTGCGAGGACACCCTCGACGCGTCGGGCTACTGGTTCCCGACGCTGCTGCAGAACGGCGTGGTGCGGCTGCCGGACAAGCCGACGGTCTACTACAAGTCCGACGTGAAGGACTACCGCACGGTGCGGCCCTTCCCGCCGGGCTTCCGGCTCGTCGTCGGGGATGTGCGTACGCCGGACGCGGCGCACTTCACCGGTGACTGGCAGTGCCCCGGCTACAAGGGCAAGGAGATCCCCGCGTCGTGCCCGAGCGGTTCCTCGCTGGTCATCCGCATGAAGGCGCCGAGCTGCTGGAACGGCGTCGACCTGGACCCCGCCGACCACAAGTCCCACATGACCTGGCCGGTCAACGGCGTGTGCCCGGCATCGCACCCGGTCCCGCTGCCCCAGCTGCAGGTGAAGATCCCGTACCCGCTGCCCGGCGGAGTCACCGGCGGGCTGTCCTACTCCTCGGGCGCCAGCTACTCGTTCCACTACGACTTCATGAACGGGTGGAACAACGCACGCCAGGTCTACCTGGTGGGCCACTGCATCAACGGCGGGCGCCAGTGCAACGGCTACGGCATCGATCCCCACAAGCCGTAG
- a CDS encoding nucleotidyltransferase domain-containing protein, giving the protein MEHDGHWAKAFPADTPHLDRAWDNFQRLLEPWLRQAAGLAPVPWQSALTVVCQRLNDADVDWWLTGSAALAVRGIPIQPHDLDLVVSDAHALLVGELLLDGLVEPVAPANWFCAWWGRAVLGARVEWVGGVGPTADEPQPTDFGLVAAARLERVGWQGWELRVPPLSLQRATSRRRGLEDRVRLIDDHSAAG; this is encoded by the coding sequence GTGGAACACGATGGCCATTGGGCCAAGGCCTTTCCCGCCGACACTCCGCACCTGGACCGAGCCTGGGACAACTTCCAGCGGCTCCTCGAACCCTGGCTGCGCCAGGCTGCCGGGCTGGCCCCGGTTCCGTGGCAGTCTGCCCTGACCGTCGTCTGCCAGCGCCTGAACGATGCGGACGTGGACTGGTGGCTGACCGGCAGCGCCGCGCTCGCCGTGCGGGGCATCCCGATCCAGCCGCATGACCTGGACCTCGTCGTATCCGACGCGCATGCGCTCCTGGTCGGCGAGTTGCTGCTCGACGGCCTGGTGGAGCCGGTGGCACCGGCGAACTGGTTCTGCGCCTGGTGGGGGCGGGCCGTTCTGGGCGCCCGGGTGGAGTGGGTCGGCGGCGTCGGTCCCACCGCCGACGAACCGCAGCCGACCGACTTCGGCCTGGTCGCCGCCGCACGCCTGGAGCGGGTCGGGTGGCAGGGGTGGGAGCTGCGCGTGCCGCCGCTGTCGCTGCAACGGGCGACCAGCCGACGTCGTGGGCTCGAGGATCGTGTCCGGCTCATCGACGACCACTCCGCCGCCGGGTGA
- a CDS encoding lamin tail domain-containing protein, whose protein sequence is MRRIATVAALAFCAALLPATAAHAANPAVMIVKVYANSPGADTGSNASLNGEYITLKNTTAATINLYRWTIRDKANHVYTFTGNFNLLPGRFISVHTGSGTNTGGNRFWGLGGYVWNNAGDTAYLRTPSGANFDTCTWGAVASYKLC, encoded by the coding sequence ATGCGCCGGATCGCCACCGTCGCCGCGCTCGCGTTCTGCGCGGCACTGCTTCCCGCCACCGCGGCCCACGCGGCCAACCCCGCGGTCATGATCGTGAAGGTCTACGCCAACTCGCCGGGTGCCGACACCGGCAGCAACGCCAGTCTCAACGGGGAGTACATCACCCTGAAGAACACGACTGCGGCGACGATCAACCTCTACCGATGGACGATCCGCGACAAGGCGAACCACGTCTACACCTTCACCGGCAACTTCAACCTGCTGCCCGGGAGGTTCATCAGCGTCCACACCGGGTCGGGGACGAACACCGGCGGCAACCGCTTCTGGGGACTCGGCGGCTATGTGTGGAACAACGCCGGTGACACCGCCTACCTGCGGACCCCGTCCGGCGCGAACTTCGACACCTGCACCTGGGGCGCGGTGGCGAGCTACAAGCTTTGCTGA
- a CDS encoding discoidin domain-containing protein, translating into MRVLLRSRRLTVALSALALAATAVVVTANAPAALAAGCDTAANIALNKPATASSVQGNSYLPGKAVDGDAGTRWSSQFSDPQWIQIDLGAGTPVCQVVINWQTSYAKAFRLELSDDGATWTSIYSTTTSTGGVQTINATGTGRYLRVYGTQRANGYGYSIKELSVYRGDGGGGGCQTPPPAAQDLGPNVVVFDPSMSSSSIQSRLDAIFAETESAQFGTYRYAVAFKPGTYSGINANTGFYTSVMGLGRNPDDVTINGDVTVDAGWFGGNATQNFWRSIENLSIVPSHTDNRWAVSQAAPMRRVHIRGGLNLAPNGYGWASGGYIADSKIDGKVGPYSQQQWYTRDSQIGSWGNAVWNMVFSGVTGAPANSFPSPTYTTLPTTPVIREKPYLYLNGANYNVFVPNLRTNAAGTTWSGGSTPGTSLPLTQFYVARPSDSAATLNNALACGLDLLFTPGIYHLSQALNVTRPNTVVLGIGYPTLIPDNGNAAITVADVDGVKLAGMLLDAGPVNSPYLLQVGPTGAAASHAANPTTVQDVFLRIGGAGPGKATTAMIVNSANTIIDHIWAWRADHGTGVGWTVNPSDTGLIVNGANVSAYGLFVEHFNKYQVIWNGQGGRTIFFQNEMPYDPPSQSAWRSDARGYAAYKVADSVTSHEAWGLGSYCVFTADPSIVAERGFEAPVNPNVKFHSILTISFGKGSIEHVINNTGASTGTTVKPVNIVSFP; encoded by the coding sequence ATGCGTGTCCTGCTCAGAAGTCGGCGGCTCACGGTCGCCCTCTCCGCCCTGGCGCTGGCCGCCACCGCCGTGGTGGTCACCGCCAATGCCCCCGCCGCCCTCGCCGCCGGCTGCGACACCGCGGCCAACATCGCCCTGAACAAGCCCGCGACGGCCTCCTCGGTCCAGGGCAACAGCTACCTGCCGGGCAAGGCCGTCGACGGCGACGCCGGCACCCGGTGGTCGAGCCAGTTCAGCGATCCGCAGTGGATCCAGATCGACCTCGGCGCCGGCACCCCGGTCTGCCAGGTGGTCATCAACTGGCAGACGTCGTACGCCAAGGCGTTCCGGCTCGAGCTGTCCGACGACGGCGCGACCTGGACCTCGATCTACTCCACCACCACCAGCACGGGCGGCGTGCAGACGATCAACGCCACCGGCACCGGCCGCTACCTGCGCGTCTACGGCACGCAGCGGGCCAACGGCTACGGGTACTCGATCAAGGAGCTGAGCGTCTACCGCGGCGACGGAGGCGGCGGCGGTTGCCAGACGCCCCCGCCGGCGGCGCAGGACCTCGGACCCAACGTGGTCGTGTTCGACCCGTCGATGTCCAGCTCGTCGATCCAGAGCCGGCTCGACGCGATCTTCGCCGAGACCGAGAGCGCCCAGTTCGGCACCTACCGGTACGCGGTGGCCTTCAAGCCGGGCACCTACAGCGGCATCAACGCCAACACCGGCTTCTACACCTCCGTGATGGGGCTGGGCCGCAATCCCGACGACGTCACCATCAACGGCGACGTGACCGTCGACGCCGGCTGGTTCGGCGGCAACGCCACGCAGAACTTCTGGCGGTCGATCGAGAACCTGTCGATCGTGCCGAGCCACACCGACAACCGGTGGGCGGTGTCGCAGGCGGCGCCGATGCGCCGGGTGCACATCCGCGGCGGTCTCAACCTCGCCCCCAACGGCTACGGCTGGGCCAGCGGCGGCTACATCGCCGACAGCAAGATCGACGGCAAGGTCGGGCCGTACTCGCAGCAGCAGTGGTACACCCGCGACAGCCAGATCGGCAGCTGGGGCAACGCCGTGTGGAACATGGTCTTCTCCGGCGTCACCGGCGCCCCGGCCAACAGCTTCCCGTCGCCGACCTACACCACCCTGCCGACCACCCCGGTCATCCGGGAGAAGCCCTACCTCTACCTCAACGGTGCCAACTACAACGTGTTCGTGCCCAATCTGCGCACCAACGCCGCCGGCACCACCTGGTCCGGCGGGTCCACCCCGGGCACGTCGCTGCCGCTGACCCAGTTCTACGTCGCCCGGCCGTCGGATTCGGCCGCCACCCTCAACAACGCCCTGGCCTGCGGGTTGGACCTGCTGTTCACCCCGGGCATCTACCACCTGAGCCAGGCGCTGAACGTGACTCGGCCCAACACCGTGGTGCTGGGCATCGGCTACCCGACCCTCATCCCGGACAACGGCAACGCCGCGATCACGGTGGCCGACGTCGACGGGGTCAAGCTCGCCGGGATGCTGCTCGACGCGGGCCCGGTCAACTCGCCGTACCTGCTGCAGGTCGGGCCGACCGGCGCGGCCGCGAGCCACGCCGCCAACCCGACCACCGTGCAGGACGTGTTCCTGCGCATCGGCGGAGCCGGACCGGGCAAGGCCACCACGGCGATGATCGTCAACAGCGCCAACACCATCATCGATCACATCTGGGCATGGCGCGCGGACCACGGCACCGGCGTCGGGTGGACCGTCAACCCGTCCGACACCGGTCTGATCGTCAACGGCGCCAACGTCTCCGCCTACGGCCTGTTCGTGGAGCACTTCAACAAGTACCAGGTCATCTGGAACGGGCAGGGCGGCCGCACGATCTTCTTCCAGAACGAGATGCCCTACGACCCGCCGAGCCAGTCCGCCTGGCGCAGCGACGCCCGCGGGTACGCCGCGTACAAGGTGGCGGATTCGGTCACCTCGCATGAGGCATGGGGCCTGGGCAGCTACTGCGTGTTCACCGCGGACCCGAGCATCGTGGCCGAACGAGGCTTCGAAGCGCCGGTCAACCCGAACGTCAAGTTCCACAGCATCCTGACGATCTCGTTCGGCAAGGGATCGATCGAGCACGTCATCAACAACACCGGTGCGTCCACCGGGACCACCGTCAAGCCGGTCAACATCGTCAGCTTCCCTTAG
- a CDS encoding DUF397 domain-containing protein — MRELPNVEWRKSTRSDGQNACVEVALAGDTVGVRDSKQPDGAALAFTAAAWSDFVAGVKGDEFRRPRV, encoded by the coding sequence GTGCGTGAACTCCCCAATGTGGAATGGCGCAAGAGCACCCGCAGCGACGGCCAGAACGCGTGCGTTGAAGTCGCCCTGGCGGGTGACACCGTCGGCGTACGAGACTCCAAGCAACCGGACGGCGCTGCGCTGGCATTCACGGCGGCGGCCTGGTCGGACTTCGTCGCCGGAGTGAAGGGCGACGAGTTCCGCCGACCACGCGTTTAG